The following coding sequences are from one Rutidosis leptorrhynchoides isolate AG116_Rl617_1_P2 chromosome 11, CSIRO_AGI_Rlap_v1, whole genome shotgun sequence window:
- the LOC139875131 gene encoding F-box/FBD/LRR-repeat protein At1g13570-like — protein MELQIKPEGGFLLDPLKVQTRSKWFKDRVPAMWLPNKANSLKILRIVNINFGDLDQLQGALFMLRNSPDIEQLHLMNLLTTRHMHFDVTPASSYLEASNCLGQTLNQLKTIEITRVDGSRPVLLFIKLLLAHSPTLEKMSIQPNVTDVHERLNSKHVMQFPRASSKAELLYLNP, from the exons ATGGAGCTCCAGATCAAACCTGAGGGGGGTTTTCTCCTAGATCCATTAAAGGTTCAAACGCGGTCGAAATGGTTTAAGGATCGAGTTCCTGCAAT GTGGCTTCCAAACAAGGCTAATAGTTTAAAGATTCTTAGGATTGTAAACATCAACTTTGGTGATctggatcaacttcaaggtgctctCTTTATGCTTCGAAACTCACCTGACATTGAACAACTTCATTTGATGAATTTGCTGACG ACTCGGCACATGCATTTTGATGTGACACCGGCATCCAGTTATTTGGAAGCATCAAACTGTTTGGGCCAGACATTGAATCAGTTGAAAACTATAGAAATCACACGTGTAGATGGATCGAGACCCGTGTTGCTCTTTATAAAGCTTTTACTTGCTCATTCTCCCACTCTTGAAAAAATGTCGATCCAACCTAATGTAACTGATGTTCATGAAAGACTCAATAGTAAACATGTTATGCAGTTTCCACGAGCTTCCTCGAAAGCAGAGCTTCTCTATTTAAATCCGTAG